The Chlorocebus sabaeus isolate Y175 chromosome 6, mChlSab1.0.hap1, whole genome shotgun sequence genome has a segment encoding these proteins:
- the TMEM147 gene encoding BOS complex subunit TMEM147 isoform X2: MTLFHFGNCFALAYFPYFITYKCSGLSEYNAFWKCVQAGVTYLFVQLCKMLFLATFFPTWEGGIYDFIGVHYIVASAQVWMITRYDLYHTFRPAVLLLIFLSVYKAFVMETFVHLCSLGSWTALLARAVVTGLLALSTLALYVAVVNVHS; the protein is encoded by the exons ATGACCCTGTTTCACTTCGGGAACTGCTTCGCTCTCGCCTACTTCCCCTACTTCATCACCTACAAGTGCAGCGGCCT GTCCGAGTACAACGCCTTCTGGAAATGCGTCCAGGCTGGAGTCACCTACCTCTTTGTCCAACTCTGCAAG ATGCTGTTCTTGGCCACTTTCTTTCCCACCTGGGAAGGCGGCATCTATGACTTCATTGGG GTCCATTACATCGTCGCATCTGCTCAGGTCTGGATGATAACACGCTATGATCTGTACCACACCTTCCGGCCGGCTGTCCTCCTGCTGATATTCCTCAGTGTCTACAAGGCCTTCGTTATGGA GACCTTCGTCCACCTCTGCTCACTGGGCAGCTGGACAGCCCTACTGGCCCGAGCAGTGGTAACGGGGCTGCTGGCCCTCAGCACCTTGGCCCTGTATGTCGCCGTTGTCAATGTGCACTCCTAG
- the TMEM147 gene encoding BOS complex subunit TMEM147 isoform X1, with amino-acid sequence MTLFHFGNCFALAYFPYFITYKCSGLSEYNAFWKCVQAGVTYLFVQLCKMLFLATFFPTWEGGIYDFIGEFMKASVDVADLIGLNLVMSRNAGKGEYKIMVAALGWATAELIMSRCIPLWVGARGIEFDWKYIQMSIDSNISLVHYIVASAQVWMITRYDLYHTFRPAVLLLIFLSVYKAFVMETFVHLCSLGSWTALLARAVVTGLLALSTLALYVAVVNVHS; translated from the exons ATGACCCTGTTTCACTTCGGGAACTGCTTCGCTCTCGCCTACTTCCCCTACTTCATCACCTACAAGTGCAGCGGCCT GTCCGAGTACAACGCCTTCTGGAAATGCGTCCAGGCTGGAGTCACCTACCTCTTTGTCCAACTCTGCAAG ATGCTGTTCTTGGCCACTTTCTTTCCCACCTGGGAAGGCGGCATCTATGACTTCATTGGG GAGTTCATGAAGGCCAGCGTGGATGTGGCAGACCTGATAGGTCTAAACCTTGTCATGTCCCGGAATGCCGGCAAGGGGGAGTACAAGATCATGGTTGCTGCCCTGGGCTGGGCCACCGCCGAGCTTATTATGTCCCG CTGCATTCCCCTATGGGTCGGAGCCCGGGGCATTGAGTTTGACTGGAAGTACATCCAGATGAGCATAGACTCCAACATCAGTCTG GTCCATTACATCGTCGCATCTGCTCAGGTCTGGATGATAACACGCTATGATCTGTACCACACCTTCCGGCCGGCTGTCCTCCTGCTGATATTCCTCAGTGTCTACAAGGCCTTCGTTATGGA GACCTTCGTCCACCTCTGCTCACTGGGCAGCTGGACAGCCCTACTGGCCCGAGCAGTGGTAACGGGGCTGCTGGCCCTCAGCACCTTGGCCCTGTATGTCGCCGTTGTCAATGTGCACTCCTAG